A stretch of Candidatus Methylacidithermus pantelleriae DNA encodes these proteins:
- the groES gene encoding co-chaperone GroES — protein MAEPKIRPLGDRVLVKLIEEQEVRKGGIIIPDTAKERPQEAEVIAVGPGRLDDSGKRIPIEVKKGDRVLISKYGGTEVKIDGEAYQILREDDILAVLE, from the coding sequence ATGGCAGAACCGAAGATCCGCCCGTTGGGAGATCGGGTTCTGGTGAAACTCATCGAGGAGCAGGAGGTTCGAAAAGGTGGGATTATCATTCCCGATACCGCCAAGGAGCGACCTCAAGAGGCCGAAGTCATTGCGGTTGGACCCGGCCGGTTGGATGACTCGGGGAAGCGGATTCCCATTGAGGTCAAGAAGGGAGATCGGGTCCTAATCAGCAAGTACGGAGGCACTGAGGTTAAAATCGACGGGGAGGCTTACCAGATTCTCCGTGAGGACGATATCCTTGCGGTTCTGGAATGA